From Blastocatellia bacterium, a single genomic window includes:
- a CDS encoding putative sulfate exporter family transporter — protein EVWGSQYLLGTAMAAVGLGTNFSVFKSVGLKPFAVGFVGALLVGVVGLGLALTLGPYVHL, from the coding sequence CGAAGTGTGGGGCTCGCAATATCTGCTCGGCACGGCCATGGCGGCCGTCGGCTTGGGGACCAACTTCTCGGTGTTCAAGAGCGTCGGCTTGAAACCCTTCGCCGTCGGATTTGTGGGCGCCTTGTTGGTCGGGGTCGTTGGGCTTGGGCTGGCCTTGACGTTGGGACCATACGTTCACCTGTGA
- a CDS encoding CSLREA domain-containing protein, translating to MRRRRAAMVLLLAGLLTVAPLPWPVTPVMGATFTVTSTADNLTNGDGQCTLREAIRAANNSASNDCGAASPASDVIVLQSGATYTLSLDPTAGNEDAALEDDLDILAAGTLTIQGNGATIERVGPCILNGTITAGEFRIFHVVASAANLTLQNVTVRNGCTDGSTNGGGVLNSGTLTVIGSTIRNSRANVDGGGLFNTGTLTVIDSTISNNLVNDDGGGIYNGGVLTVTNSAISNNTAAVWGGGILNASVTMTVTSSTFSNNRADQMGGGIFNTAGSVATMTNSTVSGNSAGDDGGGIQNYGTLTMTNSTISGNRTDGGGGDDGGGIHNAGGTLNASFITVANNTANPSGQGGGIFQAGGTVNIKNSIVGDNTAATGANCQGTVVTSGTNYATDASCTGFTQVPSTGAGGLNLGPLQVNPPGTTATHALQVGSAAINAVTDCTDLSNNPVTADQRGVSRPQPSGGQCDAGAYEAPPIFSLTVDGAGTGSGTVTASGISCNISSGSASGDCTEDYAQGTTVTLSASAGANSVFAGWSGDPDCTDGQVTMNANKTCTATFNVVQRTLTIGGAGTGSGTVTASGISCSISSGSASGDCTEPYADGTIVNLTAMANPGSTFAGWTGDPDCFDGQLTMNANKACVATFNLQQGTIIITKATIGGDGTFNFTGSGSIGSFAITTSGGSGTQSFTLAPGTYTVTEATPPTGWSFTNLACTDPTSNTTVNLNNRQAQINLAANETVTCTFTNTRQGVSLFVLQQGNNCLALDLLNRQYTLRTASGTFSGAIEFTRTSTTIRFRSARGVSPTIVGTIDLRRRTGNVIAAFSLSQRLTIVDSNIDDNGPCP from the coding sequence ATGCGGCGACGTCGGGCTGCGATGGTGCTGCTGCTCGCGGGGCTGTTGACGGTTGCTCCGCTGCCCTGGCCGGTCACCCCGGTGATGGGGGCGACGTTCACCGTCACCTCGACAGCAGACAATCTTACTAATGGCGACGGGCAGTGCACACTGCGCGAAGCGATTCGAGCGGCAAACAACTCGGCGAGCAATGACTGCGGCGCAGCGAGTCCGGCCAGCGACGTGATCGTGCTGCAATCAGGCGCGACCTACACGCTGAGTCTTGATCCCACAGCGGGAAATGAAGATGCTGCTCTGGAGGATGACCTGGATATTCTTGCTGCTGGGACGCTGACAATTCAGGGCAACGGGGCAACGATCGAGCGAGTTGGTCCATGCATTCTCAACGGCACAATCACTGCGGGAGAATTCCGCATCTTTCATGTCGTCGCATCTGCAGCCAATCTCACGCTGCAAAACGTGACGGTGCGAAATGGCTGCACCGATGGTTCGACTAACGGCGGTGGCGTCCTCAACAGCGGCACGCTGACGGTGATCGGTAGCACGATCCGGAATAGTCGCGCGAACGTGGACGGTGGTGGCCTTTTCAACACTGGCACGTTGACGGTGATCGACAGCACGATCTCGAACAATCTCGTGAACGATGACGGCGGCGGCATCTATAACGGCGGCGTGCTGACGGTGACCAATAGCGCGATCTCGAATAATACCGCAGCGGTCTGGGGCGGTGGTATCTTGAACGCCTCCGTCACGATGACGGTGACCAGCAGCACGTTCTCGAACAATAGAGCGGATCAAATGGGTGGCGGCATCTTCAACACTGCGGGTAGTGTGGCGACGATGACCAATAGCACGGTCTCGGGGAATAGCGCGGGCGACGACGGCGGGGGCATCCAGAATTACGGCACGCTGACGATGACCAACAGCACGATCTCGGGCAATCGTACAGACGGTGGTGGAGGGGATGATGGCGGGGGCATTCACAATGCCGGTGGAACGTTGAACGCGAGCTTCATCACTGTCGCTAACAATACTGCCAACCCTTCTGGTCAAGGCGGAGGGATATTCCAAGCTGGTGGCACGGTCAATATCAAGAACTCGATTGTGGGTGACAACACCGCCGCAACTGGGGCGAATTGCCAAGGCACCGTGGTGACCAGTGGTACGAACTATGCGACTGATGCAAGCTGCACGGGATTCACGCAGGTGCCTTCGACGGGAGCGGGAGGATTGAATCTGGGTCCGTTGCAGGTCAATCCACCTGGCACGACGGCGACGCACGCGCTTCAGGTTGGGAGCGCAGCTATTAACGCAGTCACTGATTGCACCGATCTCTCGAACAACCCAGTCACGGCGGATCAGCGAGGCGTCTCGCGCCCACAGCCGTCTGGCGGTCAATGCGATGCTGGGGCTTATGAGGCTCCTCCGATTTTCAGTCTCACCGTGGATGGGGCGGGGACAGGCAGTGGTACAGTGACGGCCTCGGGGATCAGTTGCAACATCAGTTCGGGCAGCGCTTCGGGTGACTGCACTGAGGATTACGCTCAAGGCACGACGGTGACCTTGTCGGCTTCGGCCGGAGCTAATTCGGTGTTTGCGGGATGGTCAGGGGACCCGGATTGCACTGACGGGCAAGTCACGATGAATGCGAACAAGACCTGTACGGCGACGTTCAACGTGGTGCAGCGGACGTTGACGATCGGCGGGGCGGGTACGGGCAGCGGTACAGTGACGGCCTCGGGGATCAGTTGCAGCATCAGTTCGGGCAGCGCTTCGGGTGACTGCACTGAGCCGTACGCTGACGGGACGATTGTGAACCTGACGGCTATGGCAAACCCGGGGTCGACCTTCGCTGGCTGGACAGGAGATCCCGATTGCTTCGATGGTCAACTCACTATGAACGCAAATAAGGCGTGCGTGGCGACGTTCAATCTGCAGCAGGGCACGATCATTATCACTAAGGCCACAATCGGCGGAGACGGCACGTTCAACTTCACGGGTTCGGGCTCCATTGGCTCGTTCGCCATTACGACCAGCGGCGGCAGCGGCACCCAGTCGTTCACGCTCGCGCCAGGGACTTACACGGTGACGGAGGCGACGCCGCCGACGGGATGGAGCTTCACGAATTTGGCGTGCACCGATCCGACCAGCAATACGACAGTGAATCTCAACAACCGGCAGGCGCAGATCAATCTGGCGGCGAATGAGACGGTGACCTGCACGTTCACGAACACGCGGCAGGGGGTCAGTCTGTTCGTCCTGCAGCAAGGAAACAACTGTCTGGCGCTCGATTTGCTGAACAGGCAGTACACGCTCAGGACGGCTTCGGGCACCTTCAGTGGGGCGATCGAGTTCACGCGGACCAGCACGACGATTCGCTTCCGCAGCGCGCGAGGGGTCAGCCCGACCATCGTGGGGACGATCGATCTGCGGCGACGGACGGGCAATGTGATTGCAGCGTTCAGCCTATCTCAGCGATTGACGATCGTTGATTCGAACATAGATGACAACGGGCCGTGTCCGTAG
- a CDS encoding phenylacetate-CoA oxygenase subunit PaaI, giving the protein MAIRYTVATISPKYHQAILDWQRKNFPELDILLAYWDKYFPGLPRFQLVAKVGDLRTEVIEVGKYVGQPKIERAAEMAGNMFYTARRIIRAQCSTEFGSIEQHRMSLDTAPDDEARFEILRIMAEELRHAYQMFWVLDHDPTWKRPGHGDVAAETIEELLAMRTGTHVLDAFNIEFRDFLDNAVYTAIIDLVGKYQLDMMQIFSYAPMARSMGPMLGEEGFHMGFGRRALKDLAVAATRGEGAYSLEDIQRAINKWYPRGLEMFGNERTGETAVAFGFKPKTNGQAQAEYIAEVEGIIEGVNIAIVRVRHPNMPPDEARRLIREVLSSGESRQGIRPEDLLLLPDRRFFRRRGLEEYVFQPYDLRGHLLTEGGRPIPPEQYLAYLARVLPEPYLASEDFRRYVEQLKAHWARGTGEPSPLWIT; this is encoded by the coding sequence ATGGCGATCCGATATACGGTGGCGACCATCAGCCCAAAGTACCATCAGGCGATCCTTGACTGGCAGCGAAAGAATTTTCCCGAACTCGACATCCTACTGGCCTACTGGGACAAATATTTTCCCGGCCTGCCGCGATTTCAACTTGTGGCCAAAGTGGGAGACCTGCGCACCGAGGTGATCGAGGTCGGGAAATACGTCGGCCAGCCGAAGATCGAGCGAGCGGCTGAGATGGCCGGCAATATGTTCTACACAGCCCGCCGCATCATCCGCGCGCAATGTTCGACTGAATTCGGCTCCATCGAGCAACATCGCATGAGCCTGGACACGGCTCCCGATGATGAAGCGCGCTTTGAGATCCTTCGGATCATGGCCGAGGAATTGCGCCATGCCTACCAGATGTTCTGGGTCCTCGATCACGATCCAACGTGGAAGCGACCGGGACACGGAGACGTCGCTGCTGAGACGATCGAGGAACTGCTCGCGATGCGAACGGGAACGCATGTGCTCGATGCTTTCAATATCGAGTTCCGCGATTTCCTGGACAATGCCGTCTACACGGCCATTATTGACTTGGTCGGGAAGTACCAGCTCGACATGATGCAGATTTTCAGCTATGCCCCCATGGCGCGAAGCATGGGACCGATGCTCGGTGAAGAAGGATTCCATATGGGCTTCGGCCGCCGCGCTCTGAAGGATTTAGCCGTCGCCGCTACCCGCGGAGAAGGCGCTTACAGCCTGGAGGATATCCAGCGGGCGATTAACAAGTGGTATCCGCGCGGCCTGGAGATGTTCGGCAATGAACGGACGGGTGAGACGGCCGTCGCCTTCGGCTTCAAACCGAAGACCAACGGTCAAGCGCAGGCCGAATACATCGCAGAAGTCGAAGGGATCATCGAAGGGGTCAATATCGCCATCGTGCGTGTACGTCATCCCAATATGCCTCCAGATGAGGCTCGACGCCTCATCCGCGAGGTGCTGAGTTCAGGGGAATCTCGCCAGGGCATCCGCCCCGAAGACCTGCTCCTTCTCCCCGATCGCCGGTTCTTCCGCAGACGCGGGCTCGAGGAATACGTTTTTCAACCGTATGACCTGCGTGGGCATCTGCTCACCGAAGGTGGACGCCCGATTCCTCCGGAGCAATATCTCGCTTATCTGGCCCGCGTCTTGCCCGAACCCTATCTCGCGAGCGAGGACTTTCGCCGATACGTCGAACAGTTGAAGGCACACTGGGCGCGAGGGACTGGGGAGCCGTCCCCCCTCTGGATCACATGA